A genomic segment from Spinacia oleracea cultivar Varoflay chromosome 3, BTI_SOV_V1, whole genome shotgun sequence encodes:
- the LOC110783502 gene encoding vesicle-associated membrane protein 711, whose product MAILYALVARGSVVLAEFVGTSTNASSIAKQILDKIPGDNDTHVSYSQDRYIFHVKRTDGLTVLCMAEDNAGRRIPFAFLEDIHQRFVKTYGRAIHTSPAYAMNDEFSRVLSQQMDYYSNDPNADRLNRLKGEMSQVRTVMIENIDKVLDRGERLDLLVDKSATLQGNTLRFRKQSRRLRSSVWWRNCRLMFTLIIVLLIISYIVVAFVCHGPLLPSCF is encoded by the exons ATGGCGATTCTTTACGCTCTAGTAGCTCGAGGATCGGTTGTTTTGGCGGAATTTGTGGGAACATCGACGAATGCTAGCTCAATTGCGAAGCAGATTCTCGATAAGATTCCCGGTGATAATGATACTCACGTTTCTTATTCTCAAGATCGGTATATTTTCCATGTCAAACGCACCGATGGTCTTACTGTTCTTTGTATGGCTGAGGATAATGCCGGAC GAAGAATCCCATTTGCATTTCTTGAAGATATACATCAAAGGTTTGTAAAGACCTATGGCCGCGCTATACATACTTCACCTGCATATGCGATGAATGATGAGTTTTCAAGGGTGTTGAGCCAACAAATGGACTATTACTCAAATGACCCAAACGCCGACAGACTAAACAGATTGAAAGGTGAAATGTCTCAG GTGCGTACTGTGATGATTGAGAATATAGATAAAGTTTTGGATAGGGGGGAGCGCCTGGACCTGCTTGTTGATAAATCTGCCACATTGCAAGGCAATACTCTTCGCTTCAGAAAGCAAAGTCGTCGCTTAAGAAGCTCTGTCTGGTGGAGAAATTGCAGGCTCAT GTTTACTTTGATTATCGTTCTCTTGATCATCTCATACATTGTGGTTGCCTTTGTTTGTCATGGACCTTTGCTACCCTCCTGCTTTTAA